A single Lolium perenne isolate Kyuss_39 chromosome 6, Kyuss_2.0, whole genome shotgun sequence DNA region contains:
- the LOC127330391 gene encoding pectinesterase inhibitor 8-like, with protein MKPSPACSLAVATALTLMSGVVEATVVTTCKAAAGSDGRVNYDFCVAELGKHHDSPSADTWGLAKVAALTGVVNADNAVYDMEALLAKHGTDDGRARAALGQCQELYDGMGFAFAEAHDDINSRDYAEGKEKAGEAAALAHRCDDAFAKAGIPVTSPVTQYSDYSVQIAAVCSAITNLIE; from the coding sequence ATGAAGCCTTCACCTGCTTGTTCGCTCGCCGTAGCTACCGCCCTCACGCTGATGAGCGGCGTCGTCGAGGCAACGGTGGTCACGACCTGCAAGGCGGCGGCCGGTAGCGACGGCCGCGTGAACTACGACTTCTGCGTGGCGGAGCTGGGCAAACACCACGACAGCCCCAGCGCGGATACCTGGGGCCTGGCCAAGGTGGCGGCCCTCACGGGCGTCGTTAACGCCGACAACGCGGTCTACGACATGGAGGCCCTGCTGGCCAAGCACGGCACGGACGACGGCAGGGCGCGGGCAGCGCTGGGCCAGTGCCAGGAGCTGTACGATGGCATGGGGTTCGCCTTCGCCGAAGCGCACGACGACATCAACAGCCGCGACTACGCCGAGGGGAAGGAGAAGGCCGGGGAAGCCGCGGCTCTGGCGCACCGGTGCGACGACGCCTTCGCCAAGGCCGGCATCCCAGTCACGTCGCCGGTCACGCAATACAGCGACTACTCCGTGCAGATAGCTGCCGTATGCTCGGCCATCACGAACCTCATCGAGTGA